In Anomalospiza imberbis isolate Cuckoo-Finch-1a 21T00152 chromosome 26, ASM3175350v1, whole genome shotgun sequence, the following proteins share a genomic window:
- the RBM15 gene encoding LOW QUALITY PROTEIN: RNA-binding protein 15 (The sequence of the model RefSeq protein was modified relative to this genomic sequence to represent the inferred CDS: inserted 2 bases in 1 codon), which yields MSERGWEARDGGNSRPRPAGARGWLADRQRSGPMGTRSARRWAEQPRSGSQWARAPPWAANGRGGGGARCRRGSQDGGGCVSGAVGEARRERGRRXAAMKGKERSPAKAKRSRGGEDSASSSSSSRGSKKPSGSSGGGGGSNGGKAAAASGESNSGSGRRGAHADKGGRAGSREYESGSAAAAGGGGRHGYSGKTAEASRSSSSRGGESRAAAAASSSSSSSEPGGGEYKTLKISELGSALSDEAVEDGLFHEFKRFGDVSVKISRLPPGAGAADERVAFVNFRRPEDARAAKHARGRLVLYDRPLKIEAVYVGGGSGRRRSSRSPALLDKESPYGAAAVGAVAAAVRHPPAGAAQRALSPAGGGGALGYRDYRLQQLALGRLPPPPLPRELERERDYGGFYEARVRPAYGLERVAGVAAAGGFRGGGGGGAGAVAEEEISPEDDQRANRTLFLGNLDITVSESDLRRAFDRFGVITEVDIKRPGRGQTSTYGFLKFENLDMAHRAKLAMSGKVLLRNPIKIGYGKATPTTRLWVGGLGPWVPLAALAREFDRFGTIRTIDYRKGDSWAYIQYESLDAAQAACTHMRGFPLGGPDRRLRVDFADTEHRYQQPYLQPLPLPPPAHYELVAEAAAFGAHRGAPPDPLRGARDRTPPLLYRDRDRDLYPETEWVPPPPPVRDRSNRAAAYDPLESLERRRDGWSLERDRGERELGSSSRDQPRKRRLAEDGGRHLDRSPDSERSSSSRKRHCLATTSPPDRSPELLGGRERYSSDPERSSRLLLLERPSPIRESRRGSLERGQNEKRDRKNSAERERKHRAAAAAQECKSPAKKDERAAEGGGGGSRLKPPPQKQQQDGAAQAGAAPKLCLAWQGMLLLKNSNFPSNMHLLQGDLGVASSLLVEGATGGKVAQLKITQRLRLDQPKLDEVNRRIKVAGPNGYAILLAVPGASDNRSAAGAAEAATTSTQRPLRNLVSYLKQKQAAGVISLPVGGNKDKENSGVLHAFPPCDFSQQFLDSTAKALAKSEDDYLVMIIVRGAS from the exons ATGAGCGAGCGGGGCTGGGAGGCGCGCGACGGCGGCAAttcccgcccccgccccgcgggaGCACGGGGCTGGCTGGCAGACCGACAGCGCAGCGGACCAATGGGAACGCGCAGCGCCAGGAGGTGGGCGGAGCAACCCCGCAGCGGCAGCCAATGGGCGAGGGCACCGCCCTGGGCAGCCAATGGGCGCGGGGGGGGCGGCGCGCGCTGCCGGCGCggctcccaagatggcggcgggtGCGTGAGCGGGGCGGTCGGGGAGGcccggcgggagcgcggccgccg cgccgccatgaAGGGCAAGGAGCGCTCGCCCGCCAAGGCCAAGCGCTCCCGGGGCGGCGAGGACTCggcgtcctcctcctcctcctcgcgcGGGAGCAAGAAGCCGAGCGGCTCGTCCGGCGGAGGCGGCGGCTCCAACGGCGGGAAAGCGGCGGCGGCGTCCGGCGAGAGCAACAGCGGGAGCGGCCGGCGCGGCGCCCACGCGGACAAGGGCGGCCGCGCCGGCAGCCGCGAGTACGAGTCCGGttcggcggcggccgcgggcggcgggggccggcACGGCTACAGCGGTAAAACCGCGGAGGCGTCgcgaagcagcagcagccgcggCGGTGAATCGcgagcggccgccgccgcctcctcctcctcctcctcgtcggAGCCGGGCGGCGGCGAGTACAAGACGCTGAAGATCAGCGAGCTGGGCTCGGCGCTGAGCGACGAGGCGGTGGAGGACGGGCTTTTCCACGAGTTCAAGCGCTTCGGCGACGTGAGCGTCAAGATCAGCCGGCTCCCGCCCGGCGCCGGCGCCGCCGACGAGCGCGTGGCCTTCGTCAACTTCCGCCGGCCCGAGGACGCGCGCGCCGCCAAGCACGCCCGCGGCCGCCTCGTGCTCTACGACCGCCCGCTCAAGATCGAGGCCGTCTATGTCGGCGGAGGCAGCGGCCGCCGGCGCAGCAGCCGCTCCCCGGCGCTGCTGGACAAGGAGTCTCCCTACGGCGCGGCGGCGGTCGGCGCGGTGGCGGCCGCCGTGCGGCACCCGCCGGCCGGGGCCGCACAGCGGgcgctgtccccggcgggcggcggcggagcTTTGGGGTACCGGGACTACCGGCTGCAGCAGCTCGCCCTGGGccggctcccgccgccgccgctgccgagggagctggagagggagcGGGACTACGGCGGCTTCTACGAGGCACGGGTGCGGCCGGCCTACGGGCTGGAGCGCGTGGCCGGcgtggcggcggccgggggattccggggaggaggaggaggaggtgccGGAGCGGTCGCCGAGGAGGAGATCAGCCCTGAGGATGACCAGAGAGCCAACCGCACGCTGTTCCTGGGCAACCTGGACATCACCGTGAGCGAGTCGGACTTGCGGCGAGCGTTTGACCGTTTTGGGGTCATCACTGAGGTGGACATCAAGAGGCCGGGGCGTGGGCAGACCAGCACCTATGGGTTTCTTAAGTTTGAGAATCTGGACATGGCACACCGGGCCAAGTTGGCCATGTCAGGGAAGGTGCTGCTGCGCAACCCCATCAAGATCGGGTACGGGAAAGCCACCCCGACCACCCGGCTCTGGGTGGGCGGCCTGGGGCCCTGGGTgcccctggctgccctggccagggAGTTTGATCGGTTTGGCACCATCCGCACGATCGATTACCGCAAAGGGGATTCCTGGGCCTATATCCAGTACGAGAGCCTGGACGCGGCGCAGGCAGCCTGCACCCACATGCGGGGGTTCCCCCTGGGGGGGCCGGATCGCCGGCTCCGCGTAGACTTTGCCGACACAGAGCATCGGTACCAGCAGCCctacctgcagcccctgcccttgCCGCCCCCGGCTCATTACGAGCTTGTGGCGGAGGCGGCTGCTTTTGGGGCTCACCGGGGAGCCCCCCCTGACCCTCTCCGGGGGGCCCGGGACAGGACGCCACCGTTGCTCTATAGAGACCGTGACAGAGACCTTTATCCTGAGACAGAGTGGGTGCCCCCGCCACCCCCTGTGCGGGACCGGAGTAATCGGGCAGCTGCCTATGACCCACTGGAAAGCCTGGAGCGGCGCCGGGATGGGTGGTCCTTGGAGCGGGACCGCGGGGAGAGGGAGCTGGGCAGTAGCAGTAGGGATCAGCCTAGGAAACGGAGACTGGCGGAGGATGGCGGCCGGCACTTGGACCGTTCCCCTGACAGCGAGCGCTCCTCTTCCTCCCGAAAGCGCCACTGCTTGGCCACAACCTCTCCCCCGGACCGCAGCCCCGAGCTCCTCGGAGGCCGGGAGCGTTACAGTAGTGACCCTGAGCGCTCATCCCGCTTGCTCCTCTTGGAGCGGCCTTCCCCCATCCGGGAGTCCCGTCGGGGCAGCCTGGAGCGGGGGCAGAACGAAAAGCGCGACCGCAAGAATTCTGCAGAGCGGGAGCGCAAGCAtcgcgccgccgctgccgcccaggAGTGCAAAAGTCCGGCCAAAAAGGACGAGCGGGCGGCGGAGGGAGGTGGCGGAGGCTCCCGGCTCAAACCTCCTccccagaagcagcagcaggatggagcAGCGCAGGCCGGGGCAGCGCCCAAACTGTGCCTGGCTTGGCAGGGGATGCTCCTGCTGAAGAACAGCAACTTCCCGTCCAACATGCACCTGCTCCAGGGGGACCTCGGAGTCGCCAGCAGCCTCCTCGTGGAGGGAGCGACTGGGGGGAAAGTGGCTCAGCTCAAGATCACCCAACGTCTCCGTCTGGACCAGCCCAAGTTGGACGAGGTCAACCGGCGCATCAAGGTGGCGGGTCCCAATGGATACGCCATCCTTCTGGCCGTGCCCGGCGCCTCAGACAACCGCTCCGCAGCCGGAGCAGCCGAGGCCGCCACCACCTCCACACAGAGGCCGCTCAGGAATCTGGTGTCCTACCTAAAACAAAAGCAGGCTGCTGGGGTGATCAGCCTCCCTGTGGGGGGGAACAAAGACAAGGAGAACAGCGGGGTCCTGCACGCCTTTCCACCCTGCGACTTCTCCCAGCAGTTCCTGGACTCCACGGCCAAGGCGTTGGCCAAATCAGAGGACGACTATCTGGTCATGATCATTGTCCGTGGGGCATCCTAA